One Pochonia chlamydosporia 170 chromosome 5, whole genome shotgun sequence DNA segment encodes these proteins:
- a CDS encoding ankyrin repeat containing protein YAR1 (similar to Metarhizium acridum CQMa 102 XP_007810410.1), whose amino-acid sequence MAPTLSEDEIDDLIYFARVGEMDDLKETLVALAEREKVSQAEILIAAKDEGKSTALHMATGNGHLETVRKLLQCFDDRPKEEKQAFIDDANEHGNTGLHWAALGGHLDTVKLLMENGASPALANETNYVPLDLANFNDKREVAEYFLASAGMLENKNEENGLANAAESIELTGGGDDDDDDKDDVKAA is encoded by the exons ATGGCGCCAACACTATCAGAAGATGAGATCGATGATCTCATTTACTTCGCCCGAGTCGGAGAAATGGACGATCTGAAAGAGACTCTTGTGGCCTTGGCAGAGCGAGAGAAGGTGTCACAGGCTGAAATCTTGATTGCAGCCAAGGATGAAGGCAAATCGACGGCATTGCACATGGCAACTGGAAATGGCCATTTAG AGACTGTACGAAAATTGCTCCAATGCTTTGATGACAGgccaaaggaagaaaagcaGGCGTTCATCGATGATGCTAATGAGCATGGAAACACTGGCTTGCATTGGGCCGCCCTTGGCGGACATCTGGATACCGTCAAACTTCTAATGGAAAATGGCGCCTCACCAGCCTTGGCAAATGAGACAAATTACGTTCCACTGGACTTGGCCAACTTTAACGACAAGCGGGAGGTTGCCGAATATTTCCTGGCTTCTGCCGGTATGCTTGAAAACAAGAACGAGGAGAACGGTCTGGCCAATGCGGCTGAGTCGATCGAGCTcactggtggtggtgatgatgatgatgatgataaGGACGATGTAAAAGCTGCATAA
- a CDS encoding kinesin (similar to Talaromyces stipitatus ATCC 10500 XP_002486811.1): MPVAKQDYGLTLVYEGPNPTVDIVFVHGLFGKPRSTWTFKNAQVAPGENATASANKTTAPSPPETVNNDGSANAVVGAGPSASANDNGKRSKEGRRFWKGITLNFKSKPATPTKNVFWPADLLPDAIPAARVFTWGYDVDIDHLLSSAGHATIFQHARQLAQDIADVRVQPELQSRKLIFVAHSLGGIVVKDMLNYAQSTQTKRLKEILESTFGVIFFGTPHRGSPVATLSKIAHNITKAMGKNPATKTLADLEINSETLDRISTYFKQLLETKKINIHTFQEEMPMYGVMVVPQFSSVFEGYGEETGIIHADHRGMTKFSGASDKGFMRTKAVMERWATEIKDAASQQPPPVTKTPFLVPFARDPDFMGRRDILQSIKAGFEKYPTMALHGLGGIGKSQIAIEFAYQAQEDSPSTMVLWAHGADANRFRDSYRSIAARLNLPGVDDPNAPILSLVCSTLSDPRIGSWLLILDNVDDISVFRNPSRDIPDLPNARERDNRPLRDYLPVSPNGKLLVTSRSKAFSLELLSVQSQACLIAVPPMVSDDCMKLLLSKIPPESTGSEDDRQELILELENLPLAISQAAAYINQNSDFINVPKYLEEFRQSESSRLSLLKENIQDLRRDERPNYSVLRTWDMSFEHIQKNWPVSAKMLFIMSIYSSQNIPEKLLMKSISENESMRTVLGPLRQFHLITVHADLQVYDLHRFVQLATRTYLQNIDELGKFRSIGVKALLSSLENIPALPPMELRLAYMNYLSHANEVSDHEFTQLDDIEATSQLLSRMAVLWTNSGDPWKGLAASTRAIEMSKKYSDPGSAEMVTRLAVHGYCLIESGNPAMGESILREMFVAVDSEATGDDWKNHSFLGFVIRYRCQLAISLELQSKFAGAIDEVKRTLELIDSAELDLQDSLYQLRIRLCNSLWQQQRLIEARELAEKFLTDLQSTTISNSAYFMFQLLRLLLNISMQTRRYGEAETILVRLESMIDTQFGDKSFNGIIMLHDKAILKMRLNDCDAALGEIEKLEAITKEIYGDGMPSFLLTTLSVKGEMLEKVGRYSEALALREKLLRIRTEAFTPYHRHTIRARIAVASSLSAMGQIERALEVMQEPIGTLRRMGEPARPEAALCMVQESDYLMQLGRSKDAISVSRMCVEMCKDLPESELEVEMTCLFNCGCQLKDTGSYEEASRMFRLTLDKMKTIRPEVDGDISSITEKLAVCLENSKEVEAAELLFRQMLQTTTGTLGPRHDETFLWQQRLACFLNRQKKFEEAERIFKEALEGSRIALGSHHFRSMAIQADTALHYRDCGKPKLAETLDREALKLRQEAKPLNEFDVFQSMNNLAMTLHDLEKHEEAAALLVQSIEGRTQRFGGCNKETDFYRANLLTVRMSQRDWSSAETLCNVIIDFRTHFFGACHTDTLSIIKKRVWVWDHTQQWQRMMDSFDDIMALYDEGRGNKDAETVSVRIRLCRAFCETGMMEKAEMILLPVYDVVVSGGISATDASFFSLRYGTVLRAKRRFVDMEEFARQLISMMETHFPEAHDGHSSPKIILTNALELQGRFLEAARVQHDVALQKEVADGYESEYFQTSLRVYFQLVASPLEIDEATVKDLCIWKEKLLKWCINPGKIRESLVILARVLRNQDHPDSIDIFRVCLKHQEEAGPYKDQLKLMSAKKELQWALTRTERRKEALNVAKEMQGDWRQYLASHPEVEEPAYVRIFLGYSLIYYGKWYEAEMLAEALYHECRNKHGEDHNDTLDALRLFGAAQLACGRYPQAVKRYSVALGKHESKEKTSSVLLSIVRGMLVEAYMKAGAYDKAKALADEPFVNDATYSGPRKRHEIRAKQRRSAALAKLGHFDEAMGLALTALKEFQLLLGPNAEWTVESIVLVAQIHFERGELTDAKEYGMRAIVRCRRMDVLHNALMANCQILLGRVYASQGLLERSLVMFRRAWIDCMEMYHDDHPILIEAQRETVIATAKWYKLERQE, translated from the exons ATGCCGGTTGCAAAGCAGGACTATGGTCTGACGCTGGTTTATGAAGGGCCGAACCCGACAGTCGA CATCGTCTTTGTCCATGGCTTATTCGGCAAGCCCAGGTCGACATGGACCTTCAAAAATGCCCAAGTAGCCCCGGGAGAGAACGCAACGGCTTCTGCGAACAAAACAACTGCACCCTCGCCACCAGAGACTGTCAACAACGACGGTTCTGCAAACGCGGTTGTCGGTGCTGGTCCTTCAGCTTCCGCGAATGACAATGGCAAACGATCCAAAGAGGGCCGGAGGTTTTGGAAAGGCATCACCCTGAATTTTAAATCCAAACCGGCTACGCCAACAAAGAATGTGTTTTGGCCTGCCGATTTACTTCCTGACGCAATACCCGCGGCCAGGGTCTTTACCTGGGGATACGATGTGGACATAGATCACCTCCTTTCATCTGCTGGACATGCCACCATATTTCAGCATGCTCGACAACTGGCTCAAGACATTGCGGATGTGAGAGTCCAGCCGGAATTG CAATCTAGGAAGCTTATATTCGTTGCACACAGCTTGGGAggcatcgtcgtcaaagaT ATGCTCAACTACGCGCAATCTACGCAAACAAAAAGATTGAAGGAGATTCTTGAGTCGACATTCGGCGTCATTTTCTTTGGAACACCTCATCGAGGATCACCAGTGGCAACCTTGTCCAAAATTGCACATAATATTACAAAAGCTATGGGCAAAAATCCTGCAACTAAGACGCTTGCAGACCTTGAGATAAACTCGGAGACATTGGATAGGATCTCAACCTACTTTAAACAGCTGCTTGAGACTAAAAAGATAAACATTCATACattccaagaagaaatgcCCATGTATGGAGTCATG GTTGTCCCTCAGTTTTCTTCAGTCTTTGAAGGATATGGCGAAGAGACGGGAATAATTCATGCGGATCACCGCGGAATGACCAAATTTTCCGGCGCAAGCGATAAAGGCTTTATGCGAACAAAGGCGGTCATGGAACGTTGGGCAACAGAGATCAAAGACGCTGCGAGTCAGCAGCCGCCTCCTG TTACAAAGACTCCATTCTTGGTACCATTTGCCAGGGACCCGGACTTTATGGGACGGCGCGATATTCTTCAGAGCATAAAAGCAGGGTTCGAAAAATACCCAACCATGGCTCTTCATGGTCTTGGGGGCATTGG AAAGTCTCAAATAGCCATAGAGTTCGCATACCAGGCACAAGAGGATAGCCCTTCGACAATGGTGCTCTGGGCTCACGGCGCCGACGCAAACCGTTTCAGGGACTCTTATCGATCCATTGCAGCCAGACTAAACCTTCCTGGTGTTGATGACCCTAATGCCCCGATATTATCGCTTGTATGCAGTACTCTTTCGGACCCGCGCATTGGCTCATGGCTTCTCATTCTTGACAATGTGGACGATATTTCGGTATTCAGGAACCCGAGCCGGGATATCCCTGACTTGCCGAATGCACGAGAGAGAGATAACCGTCCGCTGCGGGACTACCTCCCTGTATCGCCGAATGGAAAACTCCTTGTTACATCAAGAAGCAAAGCCTTTTCCCTTGAATTATTATCGGTACAGTCGCAGGCATGTCTCATAGCGGTGCCTCCTATGGTATCGGATGACTGTATGAAGCTCCTCTTATCCAAAATCCCCCCAGAGAGCACCGGGAGTGAAGACGATAGACAAGAACTCATTCTGGAGCTAGAAAATCTCCCGCTAGCCATATCGCAAGCCGCAGCATACATCAACCAGAATTCGGATTTCATTAACGTTCCTAAATATCTTGAAGAGTTTCGCCAGAGCGAATCTAGTCGTCTCAGTCTATTGAAAGAAAATATCCAGGATCTCCGGCGAGATGAGCGGCCAAACTACTCCGTTCTACGCACATGGGATATGTCctttgaacatatccaaaagaactggccagtcTCGGCCAAAATGCTTTTCATTATGAGTATTTATTCCTCTCAGAACATTCCCGAGAAACTCTTGATGAAGTCCATTTCTGAAAATGAGAGTATGCGAACCGTCCTCGGGCCGCTACGGCAGTTTCACCTCATCACTGTCCACGCTGATCTACAGGTATACGATCTGCATAGGTTTGTTCAGCTTGCCACAAGGACGTACCTCCAGAAtattgatgagcttggcaaATTTCGTTCCATCGGGGTAAAGGCCCTCCTCAGCTCCTTGGAGAACATCCCTGCTTTGCCTCCCATGGAACTTCGATTGGCGTACATGAACTACTTGTCGCATGCCAATGAAGTGTCCGATCACGAATTTACCCAATTGGATGACATTGAAGCTACATCTCAGCTGCTATCACGCATGGCTGTTCTTTGGACCAACAGCGGCGACCCGTGGAAGGGACTTGCCGCATCGACACGAGCAATCGAGATGAGTAAAAAGTACTCTGACCCTGGTTCTGCCGAGATGGTCACTCGATTAGCAGTTCACGGCTATTGTCTGATAGAATCAGGTAATCCAGCCATGGGGGAGTCTATTTTACGGGAAATGTTCGTCGCGGTCGATAGTGAAGCCACTGGCGATGATTGGAAGAATCACAGCTTCTTGGGGTTTGTTATCAGATATCGTTGTCAGCTTGCTATTTCCCTGGAGCTTCAGAGCAAGTTTGCAGGCGCGATAGATGAAGTCAAAAGAACCCTAGAACTAATCGATTCAGCCGAGCTGGATCTTCAGGACTCTTTGTACCAGCTCAGAATCCGTCTTTGCAATTCTCTATGGCAGCAACAAAGACTGATCGAAGCCAGGGAACTGGCTGAGAAATTTCTCACAGACCTCCAAAGCACAACAATATCGAACTCGGCGTATTTTATGTTTCAGCTATTGCGCTTGCTCTTGAACATCTCCATGCAGACGAGGCGCTATGGAGAAGCAGAGACAATACTTGTTCGACTGGAGTCCATGATCGATACTCAGTTTGGCGACAAGAGCTTCAATGGCATCATAATGTTACATGACAAAGCGATTCTGAAAATGCGTCTTAATGACTGTGATGCTGCCCTGGGCGAAATCGAAAAATTGGAAGCCATCACGAAGGAAATATACGGTGATGGCATGCCCTCTTTTCTTCTGACAACATTGTCCGTAAAAGGCGAGATGCTGGAAAAGGTAGGACGGTACAGTGAAGCTCTTGCACTCCGAGAAAAGTTGCTTCGGATCCGTACGGAGGCTTTTACACCGTATCACAGGCATACAATCCGGGCTAGGATCGCGGTCGCCAGCAGTCTCAGTGCGATGGGTCAGATTGAACGTGCCTTGGAAGTAATGCAAGAGCCTATTGGGACACTGCGAAGAATGGGAGAACCTGCTAGACCGGAGGCTGCTCTGTGTATGGTACAGGAATCGGACTACCTGATGCAATTGGGCCGTTCGAAGGACGCCATTAGTGTAAGCCGAATGTGCGTGGAGATGTGCAAAGACTTACCGGAGTCCGAATTGGAGGTGGAAATGACGTGCCTCTTCAACTGCGGCTGCCAACTGAAGGATACTGGATCGTATGAGGAAGCATCCAGAATGTTTCGCCTCACACTAGACAAAATGAAAACGATTCGACCAGAGGTGGATGGAGATATATCTTCCATCACAGAGAAACTTGCCGTCTGCTTGGAAAACAGCAAAGAGGTTGAAGCAGCTGAGTTACTGTTCAGACAAATGCTGCAAACAACGACGGGGACACTGGGGCCGCGCCATGACGAGACCTTTCTTTGGCAACAGCGATTGGCATGTTTCTTGAATAGACAAAAGAAgtttgaagaagcagagagaaTCTTTAAAGAAGCTCTGGAGGGATCCAGAATAGCCCTCGGATCGCATCACTTCCGTTCAATGGCAATACAGGCCGATACTGCGCTGCACTACCGAGACTGTGGGAAACCAAAATTGGCGGAAACACTGGATAGAGAAGCCCTCAAGTTGAGACAGGAAGCCAAACCCCTTAACGAGTTTGACGTCTTTCAGAGCATGAACAATCTGGCAATGACGCTCCATGACCTCGAAAAGCACGAGGAAGCAGCGGCACTCCTGGTCCAATCCATTGAGGGGCGTACACAGAGGTTTGGTGGTTGCAATAAAGAAACAGACTTTTACCGAGCCAATCTTTTAACAGTCCGAATGTCGCAGCGGGATTGGAGCAGTGCCGAGACGCTGTGCAATGTGATTATTGACTTCAGAACGCACTTCTTTGGGGCCTGTCATACCGACACTTTGAGCATTATCAAGAAAAGAGTTTGGGTTTGGGATCATacgcagcaatggcagagaATGATGGACTCGTTTGATGATATCATGGCTCTCTACGATGAGGGGCGCGGCAACAAGGACGCAGAAACGGTATCTGTACGAATACGGCTTTGTCGCGCCTTTTGCGAAACCGGAATGATGGAGAAAGCTGAAATGATACTGTTGCCGGTTTATGACGTGGTTGTGAGTGGTGGGATATCAGCTACTGATGcgagcttcttttccttgagATACGGCACGGTGTTAAGGGCCAAACGCCGCtttgttgacatggaagaaTTCGCTCGGCAGCTCATCTCGATGATGGAAACGCATTTCCCAGAAGCACATGATGGTCATTCGTCTCCGAAAATTATATTGACCAATGCTCTCGAGCTCCAAGGACGATTTTTGGAAGCAGCAAGAGTACAACACGACGTAGCCCTTCAGAAAGAAGTTGCCGATGGCTACGAGTCAGAATATTTCCAAACATCCTTGAGGGTGTACTTTCAGCTGGTTGCCAGTCCGTTGGAAATTGATGAGGCAACTGTGAAGGACCTTTGTATATGGAAAGAGAAACTACTCAAATGGTGTATCAATCCAGGTAAAATCCGAGAGTCTCTGGTTATTCTGGCGAGGGTCCTACGGAACCAGGACCACCCGGATAGTATTGACATATTCCGCGTCTGTCTGAAGCACCAGGAAGAGGCAGGCCCTTACAAGGATCAGCTCAAATTGATGTCTGCGAAGAAGGAATTACAATGGGCGCTCACTCGAACGGAACGCAGAAAAGAGGCTTTGAATGTGGCGAAGGAGATGCAGGGAGACTGGAGACAATATCTAGCATCCCACCCGGAGGTTGAGGAGCCCGCGTATGTCAGAATTTTTCTCGGCTACAGTCTTATATACTATGGGAAATGGTATGAAGCTGAGATGCTGGCGGAAGCGCTCTACCATGAGTGTCGCAACAAACATGGGGAGGATCACAATGACACGTTGGACGCCTTGCGTCTGTTTGGTGCCGCTCAGCTAGCGTGCGGGCGGTATCCTCAAGCTGTGAAGAGATACTCGGTGGCCTTGGGTAAGCACGAGTCTAAAGAAAAGACGAGCTCAGTGCTCTTATCAATCGTACGGGGGATGCTCGTTGAGGCGTACATGAAAGCCGGCGCGTACGATAAAGCAAAGGCTCTTGCTGATGAGCCCTTTGTGAATGATGCGACGTACAGTGGCCCGAGGAAGCGACATGAAATCAGAGCAAAACAACGCAGGTCTGCTGCTTTGGCCAAATTAGGTCATTTTGATGAAGCAATGGGGCTAGCTTTGACGGCGCTCAAAGAGTttcagctgctgctgggACCAAACGCCGAGTGGACGGTTGAAAGCATCGTTCTCGTGGCGCAGATTCATTTCGAAAGAGGCGAGTTGACAGACGCTAAAGAATATGGCATGAGGGCGATTGTGAGATGCCGGCGGATGGACGTGCTGCACAACGCTCTGATGGCGAATTGTCAAATCCTGCTTGGTCGTGTGTATGCGTCCCAGGGATTGCTAGAAAGATCGCTGGTGATGTTTCGGCGAGCCTGGATAGATTGCATGGAGATGTATCACGACGATCACCCGATTTTGATTGAGGCTCAGAGAGAAACGGTCATTGCCACAGCAAAGTGGTATAAATTGGAAAGACAAGAGTGA
- a CDS encoding glycoside hydrolase, family 25, active site protein (similar to Metarhizium robertsii ARSEF 23 XP_007817645.1) encodes MKTTAISLGLAALVGSVAASPIEIEERAATVKGFDISGYQSNVDFAKAYAGGARFVIIKATEGISYTDKTFSKHYTGATKAKLIRGAYHFAHPGQNKASAEAEFFVKHGGGWSKDGITLPGMVDLESEQGHPQCWGLSHSAMVAWIKEFAETYHKKTTRYPMLYTNPSWWSSCTGNSKAFKDTCPLVLARYASSPGTIPGGWPAQTIWQNSDKSPWSGDSDIFNGDLTRLKKLATG; translated from the exons atgaaAACCACAGCCATCTCCCTCGGCCTCGCAGCCCTCGTCGGCTCCGTCGCCGCCTCCCCCATCGAAATCGAAGAACGAGCCGCCACCGTCAAAGGCTTCGACATCTCCGGCTACCAGTCCAACGtagactttgccaaagccTACGCAGGCGGCGCCCgcttcgtcatcatcaag GCAACCGAAGGCATCAGCTACACCGACAAAACCTTCTCCAAGCACTACACCGGCGCCACCAAAGCGAAGCTCATCCGCGGCGCCTACCACTTCGCCCACCCCGGACAGAACAAGGCCTCCGCCGAAGCCGAATTCTTCGTCAAGCACGGCGGTGGCTGGTCCAAGGACGGCATCACGCTCCCCGGCATGGTGGACCTCGAGTCGGAGCAGGGACACCCCCAGTGCTGGGGCCTGTCGCACTCTGCCATGGTCGCCTGGATCAAGGAGTTTGCTGAAACGTACCACAAGAAGACGACGCGGTATCCTATGCTGTATACCAATCCCTCGTGGTGGTCTTCCTGCACGGGGAATAGCAAGGCCTTCAAGGATACGTGCCCGTTGGTGCTGGCGCGGTATGCCAGCTCGCCTGGTACTATACCTGGTGGGTGGCCTGCGCAGACGATCTGGCAGAATAGCGATAAGAGTCCCTGGAGCGGTGATTCTGATATCTTTAATGGTGATCTTACTCgcttgaagaagcttgcTACTGGTTAA
- a CDS encoding zinc c2h2 type domain-containing protein (similar to Colletotrichum gloeosporioides Nara gc5 XP_007283349.1): MVAFQNVGYGTDDQMAQHNFAAWLFDPQTTYNDFSVASLPFLEGGLESTFNNNIHYDYESLNSLSPMDHTNRHGDVPDDWMTESRRQDLLYWFQLFRKKQPRYDNLMPNLVQESGGDLPALNLDMIRDCLKEFWDNVSPRLPIVHQHTFSPNRCSIFLLLVMISLGAASLKSRDTTGQLTEYGAFADVIICSVRWEILTSDDSAPPAALWVAQALLLLEFYEKLYTTRRLHERAHIYHPAFLTLLRRGSPLIGRTGSESPGEPEDIRSDRPTPAPGMVLDSKTWWVRWAETESMHRVVFAAFMLDIIHAAMFGHSADMAAHEIRLPLPCDDNLWTASSPDVVRQLDANFRMYGVKQVSFLDGLKSALHGKEVKTHSFGRMIIISGLLSVGWHLSHRETHLKWLDLRGPSPETHDNWRKLLLKAFGSWKESFDIAMSDSVTDAPGHRPVPNGPINSASLLFHLAHISLHADIIDCQVYAGARRLLGRKVSTRDYTNAVKRMGTWAKQTSTRHAILHAFKLLYRVLVDPHPRRRNSPHPPDSPAVQYSLRNETDPHRPWIMYYSVLAIWAFVQAVGRPPGKGFPLRASQMTQSTYARMAEYLSGVAALQELDGTTVANLHEGLPELLETMEGILEEADTEILVEARDRLGVCKEMLLGGSR, translated from the coding sequence ATGGTGGCATTTCAAAATGTGGGATACGGGACTGACGACCAAATGGCGCAGCACAACTTTGCAGCGTGGTTGTTTGATCCCCAAACTACATACAACGACTTCAGCGTTGCGAGCTTACCGTTCCTCGAAGGTGGATTAGAATCCACCTTTAACAACAATATCCATTATGACTACGAGTCCCTCAATAGCCTGTCTCCAATGGACCATACGAACCGCCATGGCGACGTGCCGGATGACTGGATGACAGAATCACGGCGGCAAGATTTACTGTACTGGTTCCAGCTTTTTCGGAAGAAGCAACCCAGATATGacaatttgatgccaaaCCTGGTGCAGGAAAGCGGCGGCGACTTACCGGCCCTCAACCTGGACATGATCCGTGACTGCTTGAAGGAGTTTTGGGATAATGTCTCGCCGCGGCTGCCTATTGTTCACCAACATACGTTTTCTCCAAACCGGTGTTCGATCTTCTTACTACTGGTCATGATTTCTCTAGGTGCTGCATCTCTCAAAAGTCGAGATACCACCGGTCAACTGACAGAGTACGGGGCATTTGCCGATGTCATCATCTGCAGCGTACGATGGGAAATCCTGACATCGGACGACTCTGCACCTCCGGCCGCTCTTTGGGTTGCCCAGGCATTGTTACTTTTGGAATTTTACGAAAAGCTCTATACTACTCGACGATTACACGAAAGAGCGCACATTTATCACCCCGCGTTTTTGACATTACTTCGTCGAGGGAGCCCCTTAATAGGTAGAACTGGAAGCGAATCCCCTGGAGAACCCGAGGATATCCGTTCAGATCGACCTACGCCCGCACCAGGGATGGTACTCGACTCAAAAACATGGTGGGTTCGATGGGCAGAAACCGAGTCGATGCATCGGGTCGTCTTTGCCGCCTTCATGCTGGACATTATTCACGCCGCCATGTTCGGCCACTCTGCTGACATGGCGGCCCATGAAATCCGCCTCCCCTTACCGTGCGATGACAACCTCTGGACGGCCAGCAGCCCAGACGTTGTTCGtcaacttgacgccaatTTCCGCATGTACGGCGTTAAACAAGTTTCCTTCCTCGACGGCCTCAAATCCGCCCTCCACGGCAAAGAAGTCAAGACACATTCCTTTGGCCGAATGATCATCATCTCTGGCCTCCTCAGCGTAGGCTGGCATCTCTCTCACCGCGAAACACACCTAAAATGGCTTGACCTCCGCGGTCCGTCCCCCGAAACACACGATAACTGGCGAAAACTGCTCCTCAAGGCATTCGGCAGCTGGAAAGAATCCTTCGATATTGCCATGTCCGACTCGGTCACTGACGCGCCGGGCCATCGGCCGGTACCCAACGGCCCCATCAACAGTGCCTCGTTACTTTTCCATCTCGCGCATATCAGTCTACATGCCGACATCATCGACTGCCAAGTGTACGCAGGTGCTCGGCGACTTCTCGGACGCAAGGTCTCAACGAGAGACTACACCAACGCCGTAAAGCGCATGGGGACATGGGCAAAACAAACATCTACACGTCACGCCATCTTACACGCATTCAAACTGCTCTACCGTGTGCTCGTGGATCCCCACCCCCGACGGCGAAACTCTCCGCACCCCCCGGACTCTCCGGCAGTCCAATACTCCCTTCGAAATGAGACGGATCCCCATCGTCCCTGGATCATGTATTATTCAGTCTTGGCGATCTGGGCATTCGTCCAGGCTGTAGGGCGGCCGCCTGGCAAGGGGTTTCCGTTGCGAGCGTCGCAAATGACACAGAGTACGTATGCTCGCATGGCGGAGTACTTGTCTGGAGTGGCAGCCTTGCAGGAGCTGGATGGGACGACGGTGGCGAATCTGCATGAAGGACTGCCggagttgttggagacgATGGAAGGGattttggaggaggcggataCGGAAATCTTGGTGGAAGCGAGGGATAGGTTGGGAGTCTGCAAGGAGATGCTGCTAGGAGGATCGAGATGA